In Myxococcota bacterium, a single window of DNA contains:
- the rho gene encoding transcription termination factor Rho yields MDLSELKHAKIDDLQGRAQRLGVDFDALLRKQDMVFALLKWQAGNSGAIFGEGTLETFSEGYGFLREPNYNYEPSADDIYVAPSQIRAYGLRMGDTVRGQIRPPNDKERYYSLLKLETINGITHAEHRNKVSFDNLTPLYPNSRFKLESLPTNYSTRIIDLFCPIGKGQRALVVAPPRAGKTVLMQDIANAITANHPEVTLLVLLIDERPEEVTDMRRNIKGEVIASTFDEPAQRHVQVAEMVIEKAKRLVEMKRDVVILLDNITRLGRAYNTVVPPSGKILSGGVDSNALHKPKRFFGAARNVEEGGSLTIISTALIDTGSRMDEVIFEEFKGTGNAEIVLDRKLMEKRIFPCLDINKSGTRKEEHLLDKDTLNRVWVLRQLLHPLNVIDSMEFLLSRMKGSKTNAEFIASMSH; encoded by the coding sequence ATGGACTTATCTGAGCTAAAGCACGCTAAAATTGACGATCTACAAGGCCGGGCGCAAAGACTTGGCGTGGATTTCGATGCGCTTTTGCGTAAGCAGGACATGGTTTTTGCTCTGCTGAAATGGCAAGCTGGCAACAGCGGTGCGATTTTTGGTGAAGGGACATTGGAAACCTTCTCTGAAGGCTACGGTTTTTTGCGTGAACCCAATTATAACTATGAGCCTTCTGCCGATGATATCTACGTGGCGCCTTCGCAAATCCGTGCATACGGCTTGCGCATGGGCGACACCGTTCGGGGTCAGATTCGGCCACCGAATGATAAAGAACGCTATTACTCGTTGCTGAAACTCGAAACCATTAACGGCATTACGCATGCTGAGCATCGTAATAAAGTTTCATTCGATAACTTAACGCCGCTTTATCCGAATAGCCGGTTTAAGTTGGAAAGTTTGCCGACGAATTACTCGACTCGTATTATCGACTTGTTCTGCCCCATCGGTAAAGGCCAGCGTGCTTTGGTGGTTGCGCCGCCAAGAGCTGGTAAAACCGTTTTGATGCAAGATATTGCTAATGCGATTACGGCCAATCATCCGGAAGTGACTTTGTTGGTGCTTTTGATTGATGAGCGTCCTGAAGAAGTGACCGATATGCGCCGCAACATCAAAGGCGAAGTGATTGCTTCTACTTTTGACGAGCCTGCACAACGTCACGTTCAGGTTGCTGAAATGGTGATTGAGAAAGCAAAGCGCTTGGTCGAAATGAAGCGCGATGTGGTCATTTTGCTGGATAATATCACCCGTTTGGGGCGGGCCTATAATACGGTGGTGCCGCCAAGTGGGAAGATTCTGTCTGGTGGTGTGGATTCTAATGCCCTGCACAAACCAAAGCGCTTTTTCGGTGCGGCGCGTAACGTTGAAGAAGGCGGATCGCTTACCATTATCAGTACGGCTTTGATTGATACCGGTAGCCGAATGGACGAAGTGATTTTCGAAGAGTTCAAGGGCACTGGTAACGCGGAAATCGTGCTGGATCGAAAGCTGATGGAAAAGCGTATTTTCCCATGCTTGGATATCAACAAGTCCGGAACACGTAAGGAAGAGCATTTGCTGGACAAAGACACGTTGAACCGTGTTTGGGTCTTGCGTCAGCTACTACATCCGCTGAATGTGATCGATTCGATGGAGTTTTTGCTTAGCCGTATGAAGGGCAGCAAAACCAACGCTGAATTTATTGCTTCGATGAGTCACTAA
- a CDS encoding leucyl aminopeptidase, with the protein MKLTSSSPRNFETEKLDLLVFGVHEAKDARQLMKGQIQSKALAEGFKGKPGEVFFTHTFLDKGPKAIALIGLGDRTKVSQEHYRKVAAMACKIANTKQAARVGIFFDTDNWVKSASEGAVLSAYRFDKYLSEKDERHLSEVVFFTDDKQAKELLRQGEVIAEAVCLARDLINEGPSVMNPVAMAKVAMAEGKAHGLDVKVFDEKMLEKENFGLLLAVGRGSSDFAAPRVVRLAYRPAKKAKKHIALIGKGVTFDSGGLDIKPSDGMLHMKTDMSGAASVLAAIRAIAQLKPNVAVTAYMACVENGVDSKSYHPGDIITSRKGLSVEINNTDAEGRLVLADTMNYAQEKDKPDVVIDIATLTGACVVALGPNMAGLFSNDDALSSRIMECSQNTGESFWRMPMPDELFDQLKTPIADMKNTGERYGGAITAALFLQKFIEPKVVWAHLDIAGPARNDKDQPYISVGGSGFGVRTLIELVQNWA; encoded by the coding sequence ATGAAATTAACTTCTTCGTCGCCTCGAAATTTCGAAACCGAAAAGCTTGATTTACTGGTGTTTGGGGTCCACGAGGCCAAAGACGCTCGGCAACTGATGAAAGGTCAGATTCAAAGCAAAGCTTTAGCGGAAGGATTTAAGGGCAAGCCGGGCGAAGTCTTTTTTACGCATACCTTTTTGGACAAAGGTCCGAAGGCCATCGCGCTGATTGGTTTGGGCGATCGCACGAAAGTCTCCCAGGAGCACTATCGTAAAGTAGCCGCCATGGCCTGCAAGATAGCGAACACCAAACAAGCGGCCAGAGTTGGCATCTTCTTTGATACCGATAATTGGGTAAAATCCGCCAGTGAAGGGGCGGTATTAAGCGCCTATCGTTTTGACAAATATTTGAGCGAAAAAGATGAGCGTCATTTAAGCGAAGTTGTTTTTTTTACCGATGATAAGCAGGCCAAAGAGTTGCTGCGTCAAGGTGAAGTGATTGCCGAAGCGGTCTGTCTCGCGAGAGATTTGATCAATGAAGGCCCGAGCGTGATGAACCCGGTGGCAATGGCTAAAGTAGCCATGGCTGAAGGCAAAGCGCATGGTCTAGATGTCAAAGTTTTTGATGAGAAGATGCTGGAGAAGGAAAACTTCGGCCTGCTCTTAGCCGTTGGGCGAGGCTCTTCGGATTTTGCAGCACCTCGCGTGGTTCGTTTGGCTTATCGCCCAGCTAAAAAGGCGAAAAAGCATATCGCATTGATTGGCAAAGGCGTTACTTTTGACTCCGGTGGTTTGGATATTAAGCCATCCGATGGCATGCTGCACATGAAGACAGACATGTCAGGCGCAGCCAGTGTCTTGGCTGCGATTAGGGCGATTGCACAGCTAAAGCCAAACGTAGCAGTCACGGCTTATATGGCCTGCGTGGAAAATGGCGTGGATTCTAAGTCTTATCATCCAGGCGATATTATTACTTCTCGAAAAGGGCTGTCGGTGGAGATTAATAACACGGACGCTGAAGGGCGGCTCGTTTTGGCGGACACCATGAACTATGCTCAGGAAAAGGATAAGCCTGATGTGGTGATCGATATTGCGACCTTGACTGGGGCATGTGTGGTGGCTCTTGGGCCGAACATGGCTGGGCTGTTCTCTAACGATGATGCGCTTTCTAGCCGCATTATGGAATGCAGCCAAAATACGGGAGAATCCTTTTGGCGCATGCCAATGCCGGATGAATTATTTGATCAATTAAAGACCCCTATTGCAGACATGAAAAATACAGGTGAGCGTTACGGCGGTGCCATTACGGCTGCTCTCTTCCTGCAAAAATTTATAGAACCCAAAGTAGTTTGGGCGCATTTGGATATCGCGGGACCCGCCCGTAACGACAAAGATCAACCTTACATCAGTGTAGGCGGTTCTGGTTTTGGGGTGCGGACATTGATTGAGCTAGTACAGAATTGGGCTTAG
- a CDS encoding DUF1328 domain-containing protein, producing MLVWALIFLIVAIVAAALGFTSIAGAAAGIAKVIFFIFVVLFVISLVMHLMH from the coding sequence ATGCTCGTTTGGGCTCTTATTTTTCTTATCGTTGCTATCGTTGCCGCTGCTCTCGGATTCACCAGCATCGCTGGCGCTGCCGCAGGCATTGCCAAGGTCATATTCTTTATTTTTGTAGTTTTGTTTGTGATTTCGCTCGTGATGCATCTAATGCACTAA
- a CDS encoding phosphatase PAP2 family protein yields the protein MNWRYLWITSLVLAAFYFGAGVLTASRAVTLTPTFIDKSVPLVTWTVWIYAMEYFMLPLAFLALRSAELLRGMMVALVTAVVSSGLIFIIYPTVMNRPKITGDGISEQGFRLLHTIDTPRNCFPSLHVSIMVLIAIYLSRESRLGGVIAWLMALVVIISTLTTKQHYFVDILGGLCVAAFAVWVSALDASRAKSQTKLQK from the coding sequence ATGAATTGGCGATATCTTTGGATTACATCATTAGTATTAGCTGCATTTTATTTTGGGGCAGGAGTCTTGACGGCTTCTCGGGCGGTGACTTTGACGCCAACTTTTATTGATAAGAGCGTGCCTTTGGTTACTTGGACCGTTTGGATTTATGCCATGGAGTATTTTATGCTGCCGTTGGCGTTCTTGGCTTTGCGTTCGGCTGAGCTTTTGCGAGGCATGATGGTGGCTTTAGTAACGGCCGTTGTGAGCTCAGGACTGATTTTTATTATTTATCCGACTGTGATGAATCGGCCTAAAATTACCGGAGATGGAATTTCTGAGCAGGGCTTTAGGCTGCTTCATACCATTGATACGCCGCGTAACTGCTTTCCGTCATTGCATGTTTCTATCATGGTCTTGATAGCCATTTATTTGAGCCGGGAGTCTAGATTGGGGGGCGTGATTGCTTGGTTGATGGCTTTGGTGGTCATCATTTCCACGCTGACCACCAAGCAGCACTATTTTGTGGATATCTTGGGTGGTCTTTGCGTGGCAGCTTTTGCGGTGTGGGTTAGTGCATTAGATGCATCACGAGCGAAATCACAAACAAAACTACAAAAATAA
- the nuoE gene encoding NADH-quinone oxidoreductase subunit NuoE: MLSAAEKSEIDHEIAKFPVRRSACLEALMIVQKHRGYISDESLRLVADYMQMSDTELDGITTFYNLIYRKPVGKKVIRICDSVSCFIMGYEQIRTKITEELGIQLGQTTPDNEYTLLPTPCLGTCDRAPALMINDELHRNLSEESVVQILRS; encoded by the coding sequence ATGTTGAGCGCTGCAGAGAAATCCGAAATTGACCACGAGATAGCTAAATTTCCGGTCCGAAGAAGCGCCTGCCTTGAAGCCCTCATGATCGTCCAAAAGCACCGAGGGTACATCAGCGACGAGTCCCTACGCCTGGTAGCAGATTACATGCAAATGTCGGACACCGAACTAGACGGCATCACAACTTTTTACAACCTAATCTATCGAAAGCCCGTAGGCAAAAAAGTCATCCGAATCTGCGACAGCGTCAGCTGCTTCATCATGGGCTACGAACAAATCCGCACCAAAATCACAGAAGAACTCGGCATCCAACTAGGTCAAACCACCCCAGACAACGAGTACACACTCCTACCTACCCCTTGCCTCGGCACCTGCGACCGCGCCCCCGCACTCATGATCAACGATGAACTACATCGAAACCTGAGCGAGGAGAGCGTGGTGCAAATACTTCGATCTTAA
- a CDS encoding nucleotidyl transferase AbiEii/AbiGii toxin family protein: MSALEKVCTCFEKNNIPYALVGGYAVALHGVPRGTFDMDFIIRFRENDFIALEAAMISIGFKSRLPVSAKEVFQFRQEYIDNRNLIAWTFINQTNAMELVDIVLTDNLEDVSTVNKIIGTTKIQVLSKADLINMKKRAGRPQDLIDVNFLERK, from the coding sequence ATGTCCGCTTTAGAAAAAGTCTGCACCTGCTTTGAAAAGAATAACATCCCCTATGCACTCGTAGGGGGTTACGCGGTTGCATTGCACGGTGTGCCCAGAGGCACATTTGACATGGACTTCATTATCCGGTTTCGGGAAAACGATTTTATTGCCCTAGAAGCGGCAATGATAAGTATCGGTTTTAAATCGCGCCTACCGGTTTCTGCCAAAGAAGTATTTCAATTTCGGCAGGAATACATCGATAATCGCAACCTTATTGCCTGGACTTTTATTAACCAAACCAACGCAATGGAATTAGTAGACATAGTTTTAACGGACAACTTAGAAGATGTTTCCACGGTCAACAAAATCATCGGAACCACAAAAATCCAAGTCCTTTCCAAAGCTGATTTAATTAATATGAAAAAGCGTGCCGGCAGGCCGCAAGATTTAATTGACGTGAACTTTCTGGAGCGAAAATGA
- a CDS encoding CopG family antitoxin, which yields MKERPLQYFSDEYIERAKDLTPAQIVEFLDQFREVMNAGQPSKSKLISMKVPENLLNAFKTKAKLEGRPYQSVIKQLMKAWLQG from the coding sequence ATGAAAGAGCGACCCTTGCAATATTTCAGCGATGAATACATCGAGCGCGCCAAGGATCTCACACCCGCGCAGATTGTTGAATTTTTGGACCAATTTCGCGAGGTGATGAATGCCGGTCAGCCGTCTAAAAGCAAACTTATCAGCATGAAAGTGCCTGAGAATCTATTAAACGCCTTTAAAACAAAGGCGAAGTTAGAAGGGCGTCCGTATCAGTCTGTTATTAAGCAATTGATGAAGGCATGGTTGCAGGGGTAG
- a CDS encoding NADH-ubiquinone oxidoreductase-F iron-sulfur binding region domain-containing protein, translated as MPSPEKPLTQHIRPDGDVLSISEYMGVGGYQSLLNLSNMAPQDVTKLISDSGLMGRGGAGFSTGFKMSAVPMGENAPKTKYLVANADEMEPGTFKDRLLLEGNPHQLIEGMLISAYAIGANVAYIFIRGEYKLAITRLNKAVEEAYAKGFLGAGRNLELHVHPSAGRYICGEETALINALEGRRATPRAKPPFPQTVGLWGKPTLVQNVETLSNLPHIINHGAEWFKGLSKGVDAGTKLYGVSGHVNTPGCYELPMGTTTRELLEVHAGGMKAGRKFKALLPGGASTDFWLEDKLDTPMDFSSTAKIRTRMGTGTMIILDDKTCPIGMLLSLERFFKQESCGWCTPCRDGLSWVAKILEAFERGEGRIEDIAQLERHARLLGPGSTFCALAPGAASPLGTGLAYFKDEFLQHIQEKRCPYADHLHR; from the coding sequence ATGCCTTCACCAGAGAAGCCGCTAACGCAACATATCCGCCCGGATGGCGACGTGCTTTCCATTAGTGAATACATGGGCGTTGGTGGCTATCAAAGTTTGCTCAACTTGAGCAACATGGCGCCGCAGGACGTTACCAAATTAATATCCGATTCCGGGTTGATGGGACGAGGCGGAGCTGGTTTTAGTACAGGCTTTAAGATGAGCGCTGTGCCCATGGGTGAGAACGCGCCTAAAACCAAATATTTGGTTGCCAACGCAGACGAAATGGAGCCCGGTACTTTCAAAGACCGACTCCTGTTGGAAGGCAACCCTCACCAACTCATCGAAGGTATGCTGATTTCAGCCTATGCTATTGGTGCTAATGTTGCCTATATCTTTATAAGAGGCGAATATAAGCTCGCCATCACCCGGCTTAATAAAGCTGTTGAAGAAGCTTATGCCAAAGGTTTTTTAGGCGCCGGTCGCAATCTCGAACTTCATGTTCACCCAAGCGCCGGGCGCTATATTTGCGGTGAAGAAACCGCGCTCATTAACGCCCTCGAAGGCAGACGCGCTACGCCTCGGGCTAAACCACCCTTCCCGCAAACTGTGGGGCTGTGGGGAAAACCCACGCTGGTTCAGAACGTTGAAACCTTGAGCAACCTGCCTCATATCATTAATCATGGTGCTGAATGGTTCAAAGGCCTTTCCAAGGGCGTTGATGCCGGCACCAAACTTTATGGCGTCAGCGGGCACGTGAACACCCCCGGTTGCTACGAGCTGCCCATGGGGACAACCACCCGGGAGCTTCTGGAAGTGCATGCTGGCGGCATGAAAGCTGGCCGCAAGTTCAAGGCTTTACTGCCAGGCGGCGCTTCGACTGACTTCTGGTTAGAAGACAAGCTCGATACGCCGATGGATTTTTCATCGACCGCCAAAATCCGTACTCGCATGGGCACGGGCACCATGATCATACTCGATGATAAGACCTGTCCTATCGGCATGCTTTTATCGCTCGAGCGCTTTTTCAAACAAGAATCCTGCGGCTGGTGTACGCCTTGTCGCGACGGCCTCTCTTGGGTGGCTAAAATCTTGGAAGCTTTTGAACGTGGTGAAGGCAGAATCGAAGACATCGCTCAGCTAGAACGCCACGCCAGGCTTCTTGGCCCCGGCAGCACTTTTTGCGCGTTAGCACCCGGAGCGGCTTCTCCGCTTGGAACCGGGCTGGCCTATTTTAAAGACGAATTCTTGCAACACATTCAAGAAAAGAGATGCCCTTATGCCGACCATCTTCATCGATAA
- the nuoG gene encoding NADH-quinone oxidoreductase subunit NuoG encodes MPTIFIDNKPYEVKEGQNVLHAAVSHGLNLPYFCWHPALGSAGACRQCAVQHFKDEADTAGRMVMSCMTPASEGSRFSIEHPTCKSFRADVIEWMMTNHPHDCPVCDEGGECHLQDMTLMTGHNKRNYRFPKRTFKNQDLGPFIHHEMNRCITCYRCTRYYQDVAGGDDLHSFSSSNKVYFGRFEDGMLQSEFSGNLVEVCPTGVFTDKTFRANYVRKWDLQTAPSICQQCSLGCNISPGERLGSLRRVQNRFHPEVNGYFLCDKGRFGHRFVNRDPLPILASQNLPLPLVGEGSLVGIGSPLASLEANFALRELVGVDNFFDGHTSAQHLLLQRIMEILAQYPETASQLDIRQADFILVLGEDLTVTAPMLALSIRQNIYALKQKDAASKGIPEWNDIAVRNAERDLPDCLYLVDDAVTKLDSLASQKMGLDFEKISEWIPRLRAANNPVIIAGTSLESKALIDLSKELKDMAPKAKLCYVLPASNSFGLTLMQPKALTALPDNAHAIVVEQSLPEDVLQKFAHLTVIDYLPSETSAKANMAYGCASFAETTGTLVNHEGRVQRFYSVFERREKRPESWRILRDLGGFVWDNVDALCADLIKQFPIFVPFFKQAHGAEFKIKGEKIARQTSEFSGRTAIHTKISMHEPAPQADPDSPFAYSMEGYHGDMPPDLAASYWKPGWNSLQAFNSMPHTTSGFKVKVGGL; translated from the coding sequence ATGCCGACCATCTTCATCGATAACAAACCTTATGAAGTCAAAGAGGGGCAAAATGTTTTGCACGCTGCGGTATCTCATGGCTTGAACCTGCCCTACTTCTGCTGGCATCCCGCACTTGGTTCTGCAGGTGCTTGTAGACAATGCGCGGTGCAGCATTTTAAAGATGAGGCCGATACCGCTGGCCGCATGGTCATGTCTTGTATGACCCCTGCGAGTGAAGGTTCGCGATTTTCCATAGAACACCCGACTTGTAAGTCATTTAGAGCCGATGTGATTGAGTGGATGATGACCAATCATCCGCATGACTGCCCTGTTTGCGATGAAGGTGGCGAATGCCATTTGCAGGACATGACTCTCATGACGGGGCATAATAAGCGCAACTATCGTTTTCCCAAACGGACGTTCAAAAATCAGGATTTGGGGCCGTTTATTCATCATGAGATGAACCGTTGTATTACTTGCTACCGTTGCACACGATACTATCAAGATGTTGCTGGCGGCGATGATTTGCATTCGTTCTCTTCTTCTAACAAAGTTTACTTTGGACGATTTGAAGACGGCATGTTGCAGAGTGAGTTTAGTGGAAACTTGGTCGAAGTTTGTCCGACAGGGGTTTTTACCGACAAGACTTTTAGAGCCAACTATGTGCGCAAGTGGGATTTGCAGACGGCGCCTTCTATCTGTCAGCAGTGTAGTTTGGGATGCAATATTAGCCCTGGGGAACGGCTTGGGAGTTTGAGACGGGTTCAAAATCGGTTTCATCCTGAGGTTAATGGGTACTTTTTGTGTGATAAGGGAAGGTTTGGGCATCGGTTTGTTAATCGGGACCCTCTCCCGATTTTGGCTAGCCAAAATCTCCCTCTCCCACTCGTGGGAGAGGGTAGCCTTGTTGGGATCGGGAGTCCGTTGGCTTCGCTGGAGGCTAACTTTGCATTGAGAGAGTTGGTTGGGGTGGATAACTTTTTTGATGGGCACACATCGGCTCAGCATCTTTTGCTGCAGCGGATTATGGAGATTTTGGCGCAATACCCGGAGACTGCTTCGCAGCTGGATATCCGGCAGGCGGATTTCATTTTGGTTTTGGGCGAAGATTTGACTGTCACCGCCCCGATGTTGGCCTTGTCTATTCGGCAGAATATTTATGCTTTGAAGCAAAAAGATGCCGCTTCCAAAGGCATCCCCGAATGGAACGATATTGCGGTTCGTAACGCTGAGCGGGATTTGCCCGATTGCTTGTACTTGGTAGATGATGCGGTGACTAAGCTTGATTCATTGGCTTCGCAGAAAATGGGTCTTGATTTCGAAAAAATTTCTGAGTGGATTCCGAGGCTCCGTGCCGCCAATAATCCCGTGATTATCGCGGGAACAAGCTTAGAATCGAAAGCTTTGATCGATTTGAGTAAAGAGCTTAAAGATATGGCGCCGAAGGCTAAGCTTTGCTACGTGTTGCCGGCTTCTAACAGCTTTGGTTTAACACTGATGCAGCCTAAAGCTTTGACTGCGCTGCCGGATAACGCGCACGCCATCGTGGTTGAGCAAAGTTTGCCTGAGGATGTGCTTCAAAAGTTTGCGCACTTAACCGTCATTGATTATCTGCCCAGCGAGACTTCGGCTAAAGCGAATATGGCTTACGGCTGTGCCAGCTTTGCGGAAACAACCGGTACCTTAGTGAATCACGAAGGTCGTGTGCAAAGGTTCTACTCGGTTTTTGAAAGACGTGAAAAACGGCCGGAAAGTTGGCGTATTTTGCGCGATCTGGGCGGCTTTGTCTGGGACAATGTTGATGCGCTTTGCGCCGATTTGATAAAGCAGTTTCCGATATTTGTACCATTTTTCAAGCAGGCGCATGGCGCGGAGTTTAAGATTAAGGGCGAGAAAATCGCGCGACAGACTTCGGAATTTAGTGGCCGCACAGCGATTCACACCAAAATAAGCATGCACGAGCCGGCGCCACAGGCAGATCCGGATTCGCCGTTTGCCTACTCGATGGAAGGCTATCATGGCGATATGCCGCCAGATTTGGCGGCGAGTTATTGGAAGCCGGGTTGGAACTCGCTTCAGGCCTTTAACTCTATGCCGCACACCACCAGTGGCTTTAAGGTTAAGGTGGGCGGCCTATGA
- the nuoH gene encoding NADH-quinone oxidoreductase subunit NuoH → MMVVIIPVCMLLTPLIMASLLVWGERRFLALFQERHGPNRLGPLGLGQLPADVIKMFFKQDWVPPFADKFVFILAPAIIMATTLLSFMVIPAMPGFVVWDSSVGLLVFLALSALGAYSVVLAGWASNNKYALLGGLRASGQMLAYEVFMGLSVMGVAARAGSFNLTQIVESQAGCWNIIPQFLGFVIFYIASLAETHRTPFDLAEAESELVAGFHSEYSGLKFGMFFVGEYIGVTLMSMMMSVLFFGGWQGPFISGPWWLLLKTVILIMSFILVRATLPRLRYDQLIKLGWKYLLPLSLLNLMVTALVILW, encoded by the coding sequence ATGATGGTTGTGATTATTCCAGTTTGCATGCTGCTCACGCCGCTTATTATGGCGTCGTTGCTGGTTTGGGGTGAACGGCGTTTCTTGGCGCTGTTTCAAGAGCGGCATGGACCGAATCGCCTCGGGCCTCTGGGTCTTGGGCAGTTGCCGGCAGATGTCATAAAGATGTTTTTTAAGCAGGACTGGGTGCCGCCATTTGCGGACAAGTTCGTATTCATCTTGGCACCTGCCATTATTATGGCAACGACTTTGCTGTCGTTTATGGTGATTCCGGCGATGCCGGGTTTTGTGGTTTGGGACTCTAGCGTTGGATTGCTGGTGTTTTTAGCTTTGTCTGCGCTGGGCGCTTACTCGGTCGTTTTGGCGGGCTGGGCTTCCAATAACAAGTACGCGTTGCTGGGGGGCCTTCGCGCTTCGGGGCAAATGCTGGCTTATGAAGTGTTTATGGGTCTGTCTGTGATGGGCGTCGCCGCTCGGGCTGGCTCGTTTAACTTGACGCAGATTGTGGAATCACAGGCTGGGTGCTGGAACATTATCCCCCAGTTTTTAGGGTTTGTGATTTTTTATATTGCTTCGCTGGCCGAAACTCATCGAACGCCGTTCGATTTGGCGGAGGCTGAGAGCGAGCTGGTGGCAGGGTTTCACTCGGAGTACAGCGGACTTAAATTTGGCATGTTCTTTGTGGGCGAGTACATTGGCGTGACGCTCATGTCCATGATGATGTCGGTTTTGTTTTTTGGTGGTTGGCAGGGGCCGTTTATTTCGGGGCCTTGGTGGCTTTTGCTGAAGACGGTTATTTTGATCATGAGCTTTATTTTGGTGCGCGCAACGCTGCCGCGGCTTCGCTATGATCAGTTGATTAAGCTAGGTTGGAAATATCTGCTGCCGCTGTCGTTGCTTAACTTGATGGTCACGGCTTTGGTGATTTTATGGTGA
- the nuoI gene encoding NADH-quinone oxidoreductase subunit NuoI: protein MVSILKGLWLVFKHAFNKPVTIQYPEEMPKLPPRYRGRIVLTRDPDGHERCVACYLCSAVCPVDCISIQATEDENGRRYPKTFRINFSRCIYCGLCEEACPTTAIQLTPDFEMAEYRRENMVYEKEHLLISGPGKYPGYNFYRVAGVSVGVKEDEPIDTRSLMP from the coding sequence ATGGTGAGCATATTAAAGGGTCTATGGCTCGTTTTTAAGCATGCTTTCAATAAGCCGGTCACGATTCAGTATCCGGAAGAAATGCCGAAGTTGCCGCCTCGGTACCGGGGTCGCATTGTTTTGACTCGGGATCCGGATGGCCATGAACGCTGCGTCGCTTGTTATTTATGCTCGGCAGTTTGTCCAGTGGACTGTATTTCGATTCAGGCGACTGAGGATGAAAACGGACGTAGGTATCCTAAGACTTTTCGTATTAATTTTTCGCGTTGTATTTACTGCGGGCTGTGCGAAGAGGCTTGCCCGACCACTGCAATTCAGCTAACGCCTGATTTTGAAATGGCTGAATATCGGCGCGAAAATATGGTTTACGAAAAAGAGCATTTATTGATTTCAGGGCCTGGCAAGTACCCGGGGTATAACTTTTATCGGGTAGCCGGAGTTTCAGTGGGCGTGAAAGAAGATGAGCCGATTGATACCAGGAGTCTGATGCCATGA
- a CDS encoding NADH-quinone oxidoreductase subunit J, producing the protein MSFVFHMSSAIAILATLMAMMSLKAIHALIYFIVSLLALSVALFDVGAPFAAALELIIYAGAIMVLFVFVVMLLNTNRDLSRKNLIFPAILFGLILTEFFWLSPKGGENHNMAAISPYEIMALLFKQYGVLVELTSFILLAGVIAAYRIAKK; encoded by the coding sequence ATGAGCTTTGTTTTTCACATGAGCTCTGCCATTGCGATTTTGGCGACCTTGATGGCCATGATGTCTTTGAAAGCCATTCATGCTTTGATCTATTTTATCGTGTCGCTGCTGGCTTTAAGCGTGGCCTTGTTTGATGTTGGTGCGCCGTTTGCGGCGGCGCTTGAGCTGATTATTTATGCGGGCGCCATCATGGTGCTGTTTGTTTTTGTGGTGATGTTGCTGAATACCAACAGGGATTTGTCTCGCAAGAATTTGATATTTCCGGCCATATTGTTCGGGCTTATTCTGACAGAGTTTTTTTGGTTGTCGCCTAAGGGTGGCGAAAACCACAATATGGCAGCGATTAGTCCTTATGAGATTATGGCGCTATTGTTTAAGCAGTATGGCGTTTTGGTGGAGCTCACTTCTTTTATTTTGTTGGCTGGGGTCATTGCTGCCTATCGGATAGCGAAAAAATGA
- the nuoK gene encoding NADH-quinone oxidoreductase subunit NuoK, translating to MNEILFVSTVLFCIGLFGLLIRRNFLFILLSIEVMFNSAAFAFAAISCHLGKPDGQILFLLVAAIAAAEIAIGLALLIAHDRLFKTTDLG from the coding sequence ATGAACGAGATTTTATTTGTATCGACGGTGCTTTTTTGCATCGGTTTATTTGGACTGTTGATTAGGCGTAATTTTCTATTTATTTTGTTGTCCATTGAAGTCATGTTCAACTCGGCTGCATTTGCTTTTGCGGCAATTTCTTGTCATTTAGGAAAACCAGATGGACAGATACTTTTTTTACTTGTCGCAGCCATTGCCGCTGCAGAAATCGCCATCGGGTTGGCGCTGCTCATCGCTCACGACAGGCTCTTTAAGACCACAGATTTGGGGTAG